Proteins found in one Desulfatirhabdium butyrativorans DSM 18734 genomic segment:
- a CDS encoding mechanosensitive ion channel domain-containing protein, with amino-acid sequence MKLLRFIAASILIIFFQSWMTGGSFLAIASATDAPAGSPQQQQQDIRQSIDAMLASETAALEDVKTLQKQIETNQKALAAEMNTYRMQISAYGNLLAQPDVKLGELEKAWVQTADVMGVITQQIKSLRQKLNTTNAQWSQVVAQIDLNSKQLLDIQAAGVADASATALQKKLKSLVDLLNARKARLEKIQSIQSDTVNQLDDIQSILTELAQSFEEKIHSQKQQELFQKRPSLLQQIKLTKFRSDADEIRAAFQILLSASFYFQQLKALRDSYLPHTSIALLLLILWLALVHRLQVHIQAWGGTRTWMPWQKIAFHTIHRSWMLSAITLYGFVFLIFSGAWPYRFIGELISDLLLLILFCKWLSLLVTGMDALNPPRFPLALAASMRWLIFGAQVYGALLILSRLLISDTNLYWIGMKLVGEIGLLLWIGEAIHRKRFEWDRWVPMAWFPYVRAAGSAIMWAIGIIPVVLDWTGYNVFALFWLASWGQTTVCLLWAIVLFHSLREWNEAVLAQEETRSTLLKPSDGYSARWILLRLAWIALPSGIIASILISWGAKQTIIGHIFQILAYPITIGSIRFSISGIIGAGLILLIARLVLKPWRRWIKDKLFKGSGLEKGFIDSIATLTTYVLWALAIFIALQALGVSTASLAVVFGALGIGLGFGLQNIFNNFISGIILLFERPIQVGDAIEINGTWGIVKKINFRSTQVQTYDNASLIIPNSEFISNSVTNWTFKDQRIRRIITIGVAYGSDSDLVVSTLTEIAMACKKVLKYPQPDVIFADFADSALTFKLRVWTTLDDMVSVENKLRHDIYKAFAEKGIEIPFPQQDIHIKE; translated from the coding sequence ATGAAGCTACTGCGATTCATTGCCGCATCGATCCTGATCATCTTCTTTCAGTCATGGATGACCGGTGGGTCATTCCTTGCGATAGCATCGGCGACAGATGCGCCGGCGGGCAGTCCTCAGCAGCAACAGCAGGATATTCGCCAGTCCATCGATGCCATGCTCGCATCGGAGACCGCTGCGCTCGAAGATGTCAAAACCCTCCAGAAGCAGATCGAAACCAATCAGAAAGCGCTTGCAGCCGAAATGAACACCTACCGGATGCAGATTTCGGCTTACGGAAACCTACTGGCGCAACCGGATGTCAAGCTGGGTGAGCTGGAAAAAGCCTGGGTACAAACGGCAGACGTTATGGGGGTGATTACCCAGCAAATCAAGTCGCTTCGCCAGAAGCTCAATACAACCAACGCGCAGTGGAGCCAGGTGGTCGCCCAGATCGACCTCAACAGCAAACAGCTTCTCGACATCCAAGCTGCAGGCGTGGCTGACGCCTCGGCTACGGCATTGCAAAAAAAGCTCAAATCTCTGGTGGATTTGCTGAATGCACGCAAAGCGAGGCTGGAAAAAATTCAATCAATCCAGTCGGACACCGTCAATCAACTGGATGATATTCAAAGTATCCTGACTGAGTTGGCCCAATCGTTCGAAGAAAAGATCCATTCCCAAAAACAGCAGGAACTTTTCCAAAAAAGGCCTTCCCTGCTCCAGCAGATCAAATTGACCAAATTTCGCTCCGATGCCGACGAAATCCGAGCGGCTTTTCAAATACTCCTGTCCGCATCGTTTTATTTTCAGCAGCTCAAGGCCTTACGAGACAGCTATCTCCCGCACACCAGCATTGCACTGCTCCTGTTGATTCTATGGCTTGCTCTCGTTCATCGGCTGCAGGTGCACATCCAGGCATGGGGGGGAACTCGCACCTGGATGCCCTGGCAGAAAATTGCCTTCCATACGATTCATCGTTCCTGGATGCTGTCGGCAATCACCCTCTATGGTTTTGTGTTCCTGATATTTTCAGGAGCATGGCCTTACAGATTCATCGGGGAATTGATTTCCGATCTGCTGCTGCTGATTCTGTTCTGCAAGTGGCTATCTTTGCTGGTCACCGGCATGGATGCATTGAATCCACCGCGTTTTCCGCTGGCGCTGGCCGCTTCCATGCGATGGCTTATCTTCGGCGCACAAGTGTATGGCGCCCTTCTGATTCTTTCCAGGCTGTTGATCTCCGATACGAACCTTTATTGGATCGGGATGAAGCTTGTCGGTGAAATCGGCTTGCTGCTTTGGATTGGCGAAGCGATCCATCGAAAAAGGTTCGAATGGGATCGCTGGGTGCCGATGGCCTGGTTTCCCTATGTCCGTGCCGCAGGATCCGCCATCATGTGGGCTATCGGCATCATCCCTGTCGTTCTGGACTGGACCGGTTACAACGTGTTTGCGCTCTTCTGGCTGGCATCATGGGGCCAGACAACGGTTTGTCTGCTTTGGGCCATTGTATTGTTTCATTCGCTTCGGGAATGGAACGAGGCTGTTCTGGCGCAGGAGGAAACCAGAAGCACCCTGCTGAAACCAAGCGATGGATATTCCGCCCGATGGATTCTTCTGAGGCTGGCATGGATTGCCCTGCCATCAGGAATCATTGCCTCGATCCTGATCAGTTGGGGCGCCAAGCAGACGATCATCGGCCATATTTTCCAGATACTCGCTTATCCAATCACCATCGGCTCGATCCGTTTCAGCATATCTGGCATCATCGGTGCGGGTCTGATTCTGTTGATCGCCAGGCTTGTCCTCAAGCCTTGGCGCAGGTGGATCAAAGACAAGTTGTTCAAAGGAAGCGGCCTGGAGAAGGGATTTATCGATTCCATCGCCACATTGACAACGTATGTTCTCTGGGCTTTGGCGATTTTCATAGCACTTCAGGCGCTTGGAGTGAGCACTGCATCCCTTGCCGTTGTGTTCGGTGCGCTCGGCATCGGCCTGGGTTTCGGACTGCAGAACATTTTCAACAATTTCATCAGCGGAATCATTCTGCTCTTCGAAAGGCCAATTCAGGTGGGAGATGCCATCGAGATCAACGGCACCTGGGGCATCGTCAAGAAAATCAATTTTCGCTCCACGCAGGTGCAGACCTACGACAATGCCTCGCTGATCATCCCCAATTCCGAGTTCATCAGCAATTCGGTCACCAATTGGACCTTCAAAGACCAGCGTATCCGCAGGATCATCACCATCGGCGTGGCCTATGGATCGGATTCGGATCTGGTGGTCAGCACCCTGACCGAAATCGCCATGGCTTGCAAGAAGGTGCTCAAATATCCCCAACCGGATGTCATATTCGCCGATTTTGCCGACAGTGCCCTGACATTCAAACTGCGTGTCTGGACAACGCTGGATGATATGGTAAGTGTCGAAAACAAACTCAGGCACGATATTTACAAGGCGTTTGCCGAAAAAGGCATCGAAATCCCCTTTCCGCAGCAAGACATTCATATCAAGGAGTGA